The Gammaproteobacteria bacterium genome contains a region encoding:
- a CDS encoding polymer-forming cytoskeletal protein produces MAIFSSSNHTTNVSVAATVIANGTKIKGEINIECNLHLDGEFDGTVRSNGVITIGKDGVAAGEFHANSIIVSGQLNGTLTAETVEILASGKVAAKVVAKDFTIEKGGIFEGEALIKSDEVSLRENLAKLKDSSVVAEKKLKAI; encoded by the coding sequence ATGGCCATCTTTAGTTCAAGCAATCACACGACCAATGTTTCAGTTGCCGCAACAGTTATTGCAAACGGCACAAAAATAAAAGGTGAGATCAATATTGAGTGCAACCTTCATTTAGATGGGGAGTTTGACGGGACTGTTCGATCAAACGGTGTCATTACGATTGGCAAGGATGGTGTTGCAGCGGGAGAATTTCATGCGAATTCGATTATCGTCAGTGGGCAATTAAATGGAACATTAACAGCCGAGACTGTAGAGATACTCGCTTCAGGAAAGGTGGCTGCTAAAGTCGTTGCCAAAGACTTTACGATTGAAAAAGGTGGGATCTTCGAAGGAGAAGCACTGATAAAGTCTGATGAAGTATCACTAAGGGAAAATCTAGCCAAATTAAAAGATAGTTCAGTGGTCGCGGAGAAAAAGCTAAAAGCGATTTAG
- a CDS encoding YggT family protein, translating into MEYLSNSGVFLIHTLFGLYILIIMLRFLLQCVRADFYNPFSQFLVKATNPPLLPLRRIVPGFLGVDMAAVVLAYLLTIAEIALTSTLGHGVIPAITGLSIMAFADLLSLTINIFLFAILIQVVLSWVSPQTNNPITGLLYSLTEPIMGRARRIIPPISGLDLSPIVAIIFLQLLKMLLVAPISDIGRSLS; encoded by the coding sequence GTGGAATACCTTTCAAACTCAGGTGTTTTTTTAATTCACACCCTATTCGGGCTTTATATTCTAATCATCATGCTACGCTTTCTGCTTCAATGCGTACGCGCTGATTTTTACAACCCATTTTCACAGTTTTTGGTCAAAGCAACCAATCCACCGCTGTTGCCATTAAGGCGCATAGTACCTGGGTTTCTAGGGGTTGATATGGCCGCTGTTGTTTTAGCTTATCTGCTCACAATCGCTGAAATAGCACTGACAAGCACACTAGGGCACGGCGTAATTCCAGCGATCACTGGCCTATCTATTATGGCTTTTGCCGATTTACTATCGCTGACCATCAATATTTTTCTATTTGCCATTTTAATACAGGTTGTTCTGAGCTGGGTCAGCCCACAAACAAACAACCCGATAACAGGTCTGCTCTACAGCTTGACAGAGCCTATTATGGGGCGAGCGCGTCGCATCATTCCGCCAATATCAGGTCTGGACCTTTCACCGATTGTAGCCATTATTTTTCTGCAACTACTTAAAATGCTCTTAGTGGCACCCATCTCTGATATTGGAAGATCACTGAGTTAA
- a CDS encoding YggS family pyridoxal phosphate-dependent enzyme, whose amino-acid sequence MNTITARLNQVRQRINVAEKRYNRPLGSVSLLAISKTKPTSAVLTAFNAGQRLFGESYLQDALPKIRALANYDIEWHFTGPIQSNKTRAIATHFSWVHSVDRIKIAQRLNDQRPTELKPLNICLQINMSHEKSKSGIHPEELFPMVEALSLMPNIRLRGLMAIPEATKNRENQRKSFRQLKSLQQTLIKNGYLLDTLSMGMSGNFEAAIAEGATIVRIGTALFGRRD is encoded by the coding sequence ATGAATACGATTACAGCTCGCCTAAATCAGGTCAGACAACGCATTAATGTCGCAGAAAAGCGCTACAACCGCCCTCTTGGCTCGGTTTCTTTACTCGCCATAAGTAAAACCAAGCCCACCAGCGCAGTATTGACAGCATTTAATGCGGGGCAGCGCCTCTTTGGTGAGAGCTATTTGCAAGATGCCTTACCGAAGATTCGAGCACTTGCAAATTACGATATCGAATGGCACTTCACTGGCCCGATCCAATCAAATAAAACCCGAGCCATTGCGACTCATTTTTCCTGGGTGCACAGTGTTGATCGCATTAAAATCGCACAACGCCTTAATGATCAGCGCCCTACAGAGTTAAAACCTCTCAATATCTGTTTACAGATTAATATGAGCCATGAAAAAAGCAAGTCCGGCATACACCCTGAAGAGTTATTTCCAATGGTCGAAGCATTATCACTCATGCCAAACATACGGTTGCGTGGTTTAATGGCTATCCCAGAGGCCACAAAAAATAGAGAGAATCAACGCAAATCTTTTCGCCAACTAAAAAGCTTGCAACAGACGCTCATTAAAAACGGCTATTTACTCGACACGCTCTCAATGGGCATGTCTGGAAATTTTGAAGCCGCAATCGCAGAGGGCGCAACAATTGTTCGTATTGGTACAGCCCTGTTTGGCCGTCGAGATTAA
- a CDS encoding peptidoglycan DD-metalloendopeptidase family protein: protein MKDRLTITITDVNGSKHYTTHKIAQKLALYLASFLFVVIAIGITMILVLQSEVSAMEDKKVEIQQEVAQLLNENTGLKLNVADKAEELDVLSLKLDDIEEMVGLKYQGHLDVASRIELASLTSAEKAVVFQNIPSGSPLGETIVTSHFGKRIHPLSGVEEKHGGVDLRAKMNTEVFSTADGVVEYAAPHKQSGYGKLLIISHNYGFKTFYGHLNGFEVKQGDFIQKGDLVALSGNSGKSSAPHLHYEIRYIQRRADPMSFIQWDMQSYESIFSKEKYIKWPSLVQAITRPMFQLPQQLLQTAQK, encoded by the coding sequence ATGAAAGATAGATTAACAATAACCATTACAGACGTTAATGGGTCTAAACACTACACTACGCATAAAATTGCTCAAAAGCTGGCTTTATACTTGGCTTCATTTCTTTTTGTCGTGATTGCGATTGGCATAACGATGATTTTGGTTTTGCAGAGTGAAGTGTCTGCTATGGAAGATAAAAAAGTTGAAATTCAGCAGGAAGTTGCACAGTTATTGAATGAAAATACAGGTCTGAAGCTTAATGTTGCTGATAAAGCTGAAGAGCTGGATGTGTTGAGTTTGAAGTTGGACGATATTGAAGAGATGGTTGGGCTCAAGTATCAAGGGCATCTTGATGTTGCAAGCCGTATTGAATTGGCTAGCCTGACATCTGCGGAAAAAGCGGTTGTATTTCAAAATATACCGAGTGGTTCTCCTTTGGGTGAGACGATCGTCACGAGCCATTTTGGTAAAAGAATTCACCCTCTTTCAGGTGTCGAAGAGAAGCACGGTGGTGTTGATTTACGCGCAAAAATGAATACGGAAGTTTTTTCAACAGCTGATGGGGTGGTGGAATACGCTGCGCCTCATAAACAGAGTGGTTATGGAAAGCTACTTATTATTAGCCATAATTATGGGTTTAAGACATTTTATGGGCATTTGAACGGATTCGAAGTTAAGCAGGGTGATTTCATTCAAAAAGGTGATTTGGTTGCACTGAGTGGGAATAGCGGGAAAAGCAGTGCTCCTCACCTTCATTATGAAATTAGGTATATTCAAAGGCGAGCTGATCCCATGAGCTTTATTCAATGGGATATGCAATCTTATGAATCCATTTTTTCCAAGGAGAAGTACATAAAATGGCCATCTTTAGTTCAAGCAATCACACGACCAATGTTTCAGTTGCCGCAACAGTTATTGCAAACGGCACAAAAATAA
- the ccmD gene encoding heme exporter protein CcmD, which produces MTEFFAMGGYAFYVWGSFGVFALCVLIEVVAVRQRKRTIFQRLGRMIRLEVEVKNEK; this is translated from the coding sequence ATGACTGAATTTTTTGCGATGGGCGGTTATGCCTTTTATGTGTGGGGATCGTTTGGTGTATTTGCATTATGTGTATTGATAGAAGTAGTCGCTGTACGCCAGCGTAAGCGAACTATTTTTCAAAGGTTAGGTCGTATGATTCGTTTAGAGGTAGAGGTGAAAAATGAAAAATAG
- the ccmB gene encoding heme exporter protein CcmB: MFAAFQCVIRRDLLLALRRRSDIFTTLFFFIIVVSLFPLGVGPDADILRLIAPGIMWVAALLASMLALERLFANDYADGSLEQMMLTPQPLFLLVLGKVIAHWLVTGLPLVLIAPLLGVQYDLSSEGITVLLLTLLLGTPVLSLIGAIGAALTLGVRGGGVLVSLLVLPLYIPVLIFGAGAVEASVSGLGAEGHIYLLGAILIMALCFAPLAAAAALRISME; this comes from the coding sequence ATGTTTGCTGCATTCCAGTGTGTGATTCGACGTGATTTATTGTTGGCTCTGCGTCGTCGCTCAGATATTTTTACGACTCTTTTCTTTTTTATTATTGTTGTCAGCCTGTTTCCTTTAGGTGTTGGGCCTGATGCTGATATTTTGCGTCTGATTGCCCCAGGAATTATGTGGGTTGCTGCGCTCTTGGCTTCAATGTTGGCGCTTGAGCGATTGTTTGCAAATGACTATGCTGATGGCTCACTTGAGCAGATGATGTTGACTCCTCAGCCACTGTTTCTTTTGGTGTTAGGTAAAGTGATCGCGCACTGGTTGGTGACGGGTTTGCCTCTGGTATTAATTGCGCCTTTATTAGGTGTTCAATATGATCTTTCTAGTGAAGGCATCACAGTTCTTTTGTTGACATTGTTGCTGGGAACTCCCGTTTTAAGTCTGATTGGGGCGATTGGTGCAGCACTGACATTGGGTGTGCGTGGAGGTGGAGTGCTTGTTTCATTGCTGGTGTTGCCTCTCTATATTCCTGTGTTAATCTTCGGTGCAGGTGCCGTTGAAGCGAGTGTTTCAGGTCTTGGTGCAGAGGGGCATATTTATTTGTTAGGTGCTATTTTGATCATGGCTTTATGTTTTGCGCCTTTGGCTGCAGCGGCTGCTTTGCGAATTTCGATGGAATAA
- the ccmE gene encoding cytochrome c maturation protein CcmE — translation MKNRHKRLIFVLAGLAGLAVAATLVFKALDSNLSYFFSPTEVAAGSAPKDSVFRLGGIVEVGSVQQTGEGLTVHFSVTDNANSIMISYTGILPDLFEEGQGVITQGKLGEGGLFYADEVLAKHDETYMPPEVADALEESKKKLESNDL, via the coding sequence ATGAAAAATAGGCATAAACGTTTGATCTTTGTGTTGGCTGGTTTAGCTGGTTTAGCTGTTGCGGCAACACTGGTATTTAAAGCGCTTGATTCAAATTTATCCTACTTTTTTTCACCGACCGAAGTGGCTGCGGGAAGTGCACCAAAGGATAGTGTGTTTCGTTTGGGTGGTATTGTTGAAGTCGGCAGTGTCCAGCAGACTGGTGAAGGTCTAACGGTGCATTTTAGTGTAACGGATAATGCAAATAGCATCATGATCAGTTATACCGGTATTTTACCTGACCTGTTTGAAGAGGGGCAGGGTGTGATTACGCAAGGTAAATTAGGTGAGGGTGGTCTATTTTATGCAGATGAAGTACTTGCAAAGCATGATGAAACCTACATGCCTCCTGAGGTTGCGGATGCACTGGAAGAAAGCAAGAAAAAACTGGAGAGTAATGACTTATGA
- a CDS encoding DsbE family thiol:disulfide interchange protein produces the protein MKSSMRYLLPLALFLGVVVFLFKGLSLNPREVPSPLVNKAAPDFDMPQLHNSEARFSKEEMLGKVWLLNVWASWCVSCRQEHPVLMELQRQNILPIYGLNYKDTQQDGIRWLREFGNPYVLSGQDPEGKVGFDYGVYGVPETYLVDKEGIIRHKFIGPVVPDDIEQIIKPMVQELSL, from the coding sequence ATGAAGTCTTCAATGCGATACCTGCTTCCTCTGGCTCTATTCTTAGGTGTCGTTGTTTTTTTATTTAAAGGCTTGTCGTTAAATCCACGTGAAGTTCCTTCACCACTTGTGAATAAGGCTGCCCCCGATTTTGATATGCCACAACTGCATAACTCTGAGGCTCGATTTTCTAAAGAAGAGATGCTCGGTAAGGTGTGGCTTTTGAATGTGTGGGCATCTTGGTGCGTGTCGTGCCGACAAGAACATCCTGTTTTGATGGAGTTGCAACGGCAAAATATTTTACCAATTTATGGATTGAACTATAAAGATACGCAGCAAGATGGTATTCGTTGGTTGCGTGAGTTTGGTAATCCATATGTGCTGAGTGGGCAGGATCCTGAAGGGAAAGTGGGCTTTGATTATGGGGTGTATGGTGTGCCAGAAACTTATCTTGTTGATAAAGAAGGTATTATTCGTCATAAATTTATCGGGCCAGTTGTGCCTGATGATATCGAACAAATAATTAAACCGATGGTACAGGAGCTCTCTTTATGA
- the ccmA gene encoding cytochrome c biogenesis heme-transporting ATPase CcmA yields the protein MLKVTGLECVRGDRQLFSSLDFSLEAGELLHVHGHNGSGKTTLLRTLCGLLTPSQGEILWGEKSIHSLGDEYRKDVAYFGHNNGIKDDLTGVENLHVLSIMDGVDSDKNREWGALKEMGLSGYEDLPTGMLSQGQKKRVALARLLLSKSLLWILDEPFTALDKAAVDHLQGVISSHLGSGGLVVLTTHQDVRLTSGQTRQLQLGS from the coding sequence ATGTTGAAAGTGACTGGGCTGGAGTGTGTTCGTGGTGACCGTCAGCTGTTTTCATCGCTCGATTTTTCTTTGGAAGCTGGCGAGCTATTGCATGTTCATGGGCATAATGGCAGTGGTAAAACAACGTTGCTGCGTACACTTTGTGGTTTGTTAACCCCTTCTCAAGGTGAAATACTTTGGGGTGAAAAGAGCATTCACTCTCTTGGTGATGAATATCGTAAGGACGTGGCCTATTTTGGCCATAATAATGGCATTAAAGATGATTTGACGGGTGTTGAAAACCTGCATGTGTTATCCATTATGGACGGTGTAGACTCCGATAAAAACCGAGAGTGGGGCGCACTTAAAGAGATGGGTTTGTCGGGCTATGAAGATCTGCCGACCGGAATGCTCTCCCAAGGGCAAAAAAAACGCGTTGCACTTGCACGCCTACTACTCAGCAAATCTCTACTATGGATATTGGACGAACCTTTTACCGCTTTGGATAAGGCGGCTGTTGATCACTTGCAAGGAGTGATTAGCTCACATTTGGGGAGTGGCGGTCTGGTGGTTTTGACGACGCATCAAGATGTTCGGCTTACTTCCGGCCAAACTCGTCAACTTCAGCTGGGGTCATAA
- a CDS encoding cytochrome c-type biogenesis protein CcmH, protein MTKQRILMSCSFVLSFCFLWSSVAFAKEATPLVDDPVLEVRVMALSEELRCLVCQNQTIADSDADLAVDMRDEVRNKMKEGWSDQQIVDYLVDRYGNFVRYNPPLNVTTFLLWFGPALFLVLGAVLLFYSLRNRRKQATVTTPLSEQDQQRAQALLNEEEDKK, encoded by the coding sequence ATGACAAAGCAGCGTATCTTAATGAGTTGCTCGTTCGTGCTCTCTTTTTGTTTTTTATGGTCTTCAGTCGCTTTTGCAAAAGAGGCAACGCCTCTGGTTGATGATCCTGTCTTGGAGGTGCGTGTTATGGCGCTATCTGAAGAGTTGCGTTGTTTGGTTTGTCAAAATCAAACAATCGCTGACTCTGATGCTGATTTAGCGGTTGATATGCGTGATGAAGTACGTAATAAGATGAAGGAGGGGTGGAGTGACCAACAAATTGTTGACTATCTGGTTGATCGTTATGGGAACTTTGTACGTTACAATCCGCCCCTAAATGTAACAACGTTTCTCTTATGGTTTGGCCCCGCACTATTTTTAGTTTTGGGGGCGGTGTTATTGTTTTATAGTTTACGTAATCGGCGCAAGCAAGCGACAGTCACGACACCGTTGTCCGAACAGGATCAACAGCGAGCACAAGCGTTGCTGAATGAAGAGGAAGATAAAAAATGA
- the proC gene encoding pyrroline-5-carboxylate reductase, which produces MKNIKITFIGGGNMACSLIGGLLSDGYSPKKIYVSDPDNERIAALHVNFPGINTTNSNETAAQHADIVVFAVKPQIFKSAAQTLEKTLSTSKALIVSIAAGIKEADINKWLGNHHPIVRAMPNTPAFVQSGATALYANTHTSTEQRNQAESIMRAVGLTLWVDNEEQMNAVTAVSGSGPAYFFLIMEAIEKSGVNLGLTQETARLLTLQTAFGAAKMALESDENCETLRAHVTSPGGTTEQAINTLIDGEIFAVFDNALKAAHTRSIELAKILGD; this is translated from the coding sequence ATGAAAAATATAAAAATTACATTTATTGGCGGCGGCAACATGGCTTGCAGCCTGATTGGTGGCTTACTTAGCGATGGCTACTCTCCAAAAAAAATATATGTTTCAGATCCGGATAATGAGCGGATTGCTGCGCTTCATGTCAACTTCCCAGGAATCAACACCACAAACTCAAATGAAACCGCCGCCCAGCACGCTGATATTGTTGTATTTGCTGTAAAACCACAGATATTCAAATCTGCTGCACAAACGCTTGAAAAAACTCTAAGCACATCAAAAGCACTTATTGTATCAATTGCTGCTGGCATTAAAGAAGCTGATATAAACAAATGGCTTGGCAATCACCACCCAATCGTCAGAGCGATGCCCAACACGCCAGCATTCGTTCAAAGTGGTGCGACAGCACTTTACGCCAACACCCATACTTCGACAGAGCAACGCAACCAGGCGGAATCAATTATGCGTGCCGTCGGCTTGACTTTATGGGTTGACAATGAAGAGCAGATGAATGCAGTCACTGCAGTATCCGGCAGTGGCCCTGCTTATTTTTTTCTTATCATGGAAGCCATAGAAAAATCAGGAGTCAACCTTGGATTAACTCAGGAAACAGCACGCTTACTCACGCTACAGACAGCATTCGGTGCAGCAAAAATGGCACTGGAAAGTGACGAAAACTGTGAAACATTACGTGCACATGTCACCTCACCAGGCGGCACAACAGAGCAAGCAATAAATACATTAATTGACGGAGAAATTTTTGCCGTGTTTGATAACGCTCTTAAAGCAGCCCACACACGATCCATTGAGCTCGCAAAAATACTAGGAGATTAA
- the ccmC gene encoding heme ABC transporter permease CcmC, producing the protein MASGSINWFKYSAPSNFYVLAGRIVPWAALLAVVLGVAGLYLSFFVAPTDFRQGEGYRIIFIHVPAAWMSMFIYLVMACWAAVGLVMNTRVSYMMVTALAPTGAMFTFIALWSGALWGKPMWGTWWVWDARLTSELILLFLYIGFMALQSSISDSRRADRAGALLILVGVVNIPIIYYSVKWWNTLHQGASISLNAAPTMALIMFWTLIVMTLACWAYTIAVVYARARCIVLERERNTTWVKELVGGKQHD; encoded by the coding sequence ATGGCTTCAGGCTCAATAAATTGGTTTAAATATTCAGCGCCTTCTAACTTTTATGTGTTGGCTGGGCGCATTGTTCCATGGGCTGCGCTGCTTGCTGTTGTATTGGGGGTGGCAGGGCTTTATCTTAGCTTTTTTGTCGCACCCACCGACTTTCGGCAAGGCGAAGGTTATCGTATTATTTTTATTCATGTGCCTGCAGCCTGGATGTCAATGTTCATTTATCTCGTAATGGCCTGTTGGGCGGCAGTCGGCCTTGTTATGAACACGCGAGTGTCATACATGATGGTGACTGCGTTGGCACCGACAGGGGCGATGTTTACTTTTATCGCGTTATGGAGCGGTGCCCTTTGGGGAAAACCGATGTGGGGGACTTGGTGGGTATGGGATGCGCGTTTGACTTCTGAGCTGATTCTATTGTTTCTTTATATTGGTTTTATGGCATTACAGTCATCAATTAGTGATTCGCGCCGCGCGGATCGGGCGGGTGCTTTGCTTATATTGGTTGGTGTGGTGAATATTCCGATTATTTATTACTCTGTGAAGTGGTGGAATACGCTGCATCAAGGGGCATCCATCAGCTTGAATGCTGCGCCGACAATGGCTTTAATCATGTTCTGGACATTGATTGTAATGACGCTGGCATGTTGGGCTTACACAATTGCAGTGGTCTATGCACGGGCACGTTGCATTGTGCTTGAACGTGAGCGTAATACAACCTGGGTGAAAGAGTTGGTTGGAGGAAAACAGCATGACTGA
- a CDS encoding heme lyase CcmF/NrfE family subunit — MIPEIGNFALILALCLALIQGTLPLIGAATGRRVWMNLGRSTVLGQFLMVSIAFVCLTYAFIVNDFSVLYAAMNSNSQLPLQYRIAAVWGGHEGSLLLWALLLAAWALAVSMFSRSLPEEMVARVLGVMGLLSVGFLLFVLLTSNPFERLLPAALDGRDLNPLLQDPGLIFHPPMLYMGYVGFSVAFSFAIAALLGGKLDASWARWSRPWTTIAWVFLTFGVGLGSWWAYYELGWGGWWFWDPVENSSFMPWLVGTALIHSLAVTEKRGCFRNWTILLAILTFSLSLLGAFLVRSGVLTSVHAFATDPERGVFILGFLVTVIGTSLALYAWRAPKVGMGGAFHWSSRETMLLTNNVLLVVVAGMVLLGTLYPLLLDALNLGKISVGPPYFDAVFVPLMLPLVFLCGLGSLVRWKHDNLAELMIRLRWVFILSLLLSIVIPFMMGHFSIMVCLGLLVAIWVITTTFYGLWQRIVGRSGNRSFVAGFRSLTASYLGMVLAHIGVAIGVIGITLVSGYEIEKDVRMDIGDTLTMGGYEFKFEGIENIEGPNYSASRGLIQVSENGEVLTMLHPEKRIYNVQTMPMTEAAIDSSIFRDLYVSMGDSLGGTAWAVRVYYKPFISWLWMGCFLMGLGGLLAVSDRRYRLAQRKNKKKVVVPEMGMAEGVKS, encoded by the coding sequence ATGATTCCTGAAATTGGAAACTTTGCATTAATATTGGCGCTTTGTCTGGCTTTGATTCAGGGGACATTGCCATTAATTGGTGCGGCAACGGGTCGAAGGGTCTGGATGAATTTGGGACGATCGACTGTATTAGGGCAATTTTTGATGGTTTCCATTGCGTTTGTCTGTCTGACGTATGCTTTTATTGTTAATGATTTTTCTGTTTTATATGCGGCAATGAACTCTAATTCACAGTTGCCTCTGCAGTATCGTATTGCAGCCGTTTGGGGCGGTCATGAAGGGTCGTTGTTACTGTGGGCTTTGCTATTGGCTGCCTGGGCTTTAGCTGTCAGCATGTTCAGTCGTAGCTTACCTGAGGAAATGGTCGCGCGCGTGTTAGGTGTTATGGGTCTTCTTAGCGTGGGTTTTTTGCTGTTTGTATTGTTGACATCCAATCCATTTGAGCGCTTGCTGCCTGCCGCATTGGATGGTCGTGATCTGAATCCATTGTTACAAGACCCTGGTCTGATCTTTCACCCTCCTATGCTCTATATGGGCTATGTCGGTTTTTCTGTCGCATTTTCCTTTGCTATCGCTGCGCTTCTCGGTGGAAAACTGGATGCATCCTGGGCGCGTTGGTCTCGCCCTTGGACAACCATTGCGTGGGTTTTTCTGACTTTTGGTGTTGGTTTGGGCAGTTGGTGGGCCTATTACGAGCTAGGTTGGGGCGGCTGGTGGTTCTGGGATCCTGTTGAAAACTCTTCATTCATGCCTTGGTTGGTGGGGACTGCATTAATCCATTCACTGGCGGTCACTGAAAAACGAGGCTGCTTTAGAAACTGGACTATTTTGTTAGCGATTCTTACATTCTCCTTGAGTCTGTTGGGAGCTTTTTTGGTACGTTCTGGCGTGCTAACTTCTGTGCATGCGTTCGCAACCGATCCTGAACGCGGTGTTTTCATTCTTGGATTTCTTGTTACTGTCATTGGAACTTCGTTAGCACTTTATGCTTGGCGTGCTCCTAAAGTAGGTATGGGGGGAGCTTTTCATTGGTCGTCACGCGAAACCATGTTGTTGACAAATAATGTGTTGTTGGTTGTTGTGGCAGGAATGGTGCTGTTAGGAACACTGTACCCACTACTATTAGATGCATTGAATTTAGGAAAAATATCAGTTGGCCCTCCCTATTTTGACGCAGTGTTTGTGCCATTAATGCTACCACTGGTTTTTCTATGCGGTTTAGGTTCACTGGTACGCTGGAAACATGACAACCTGGCTGAGTTGATGATTCGCTTGCGCTGGGTGTTTATTTTGAGCTTGCTGCTCTCTATTGTGATCCCTTTTATGATGGGGCACTTTTCAATCATGGTCTGTTTGGGGTTGTTGGTTGCAATCTGGGTGATTACAACAACGTTTTACGGTCTATGGCAACGTATTGTTGGGCGCTCTGGGAATCGTAGTTTTGTTGCTGGATTTCGTAGCTTAACAGCCTCTTATCTCGGTATGGTATTAGCTCATATTGGTGTGGCCATTGGTGTCATTGGTATAACCTTGGTTTCAGGTTATGAGATTGAGAAGGATGTACGCATGGATATAGGTGATACGCTCACAATGGGAGGGTATGAGTTTAAGTTTGAAGGTATCGAAAATATTGAAGGGCCGAATTACAGTGCGAGTCGCGGCTTAATTCAAGTGAGTGAGAATGGAGAGGTATTGACTATGTTGCATCCTGAAAAGCGTATTTATAATGTTCAAACAATGCCGATGACGGAAGCTGCCATTGATTCAAGTATTTTTAGGGATCTTTATGTCTCTATGGGTGATTCATTAGGCGGAACGGCTTGGGCTGTACGAGTCTATTACAAACCTTTTATCAGCTGGTTGTGGATGGGTTGTTTTTTGATGGGACTGGGTGGCCTCTTGGCGGTGAGTGATCGCCGATACCGGCTGGCTCAACGCAAAAACAAAAAAAAGGTTGTTGTGCCAGAAATGGGTATGGCTGAAGGAGTGAAAAGTTAA